The Sulfurihydrogenibium azorense Az-Fu1 genome contains the following window.
CAGCAGCTGTCATTGTTACAGCAAACCTTCCACCTTTTGCAAAACCGGGAATGAGTGTAGATGTTCAAGTAGCTTCCTTAGGTGATGCAAAAGACATAAGAAATGGACTTTTAATAAGAACTCCACTTTACGGTCCAGATGGTAAGATATACGCTTTTGCCCAAGGTCCCGTATCAACTGGAGGAGGATTTAGTGAATCTAACAAGACTGGTAAAGTCCAAAAAGGATTTACAACAGCCGGAATAATACCAAACGGTGCAGTTATAGAAGAGGAACTTCCTTTTGATTTTAACTCATTGACGGAGATAACCCTTAACCTGAAAAACCCGGACTTTAAAAGGTCTACACTTATTGCAGAGACTATCAATAAAAAATATCCAAACATAGCCAATGTTTTAGATGCAACTTCTGTTAAAGTTAAACTCCCAGACGGAAGCTCAAAAGCAGAGTTTTTAGCCTCAATATTAGACCTAAAAGTTTCATTAGATACAGACTATCCAACTATTGTTATCTATGAAAAAACAGGAACTGTTATAATGAGTGGAGACATTAAGATAGACCCTCCTGTTTACGTGTCCCACGGTAATATCTACGTATCTGTTGAAACAATTCCTTTAGTATCTCAACCTCCACCTCTATCAGGTGGTCAAACTGTAACTGCTCAGAAGACCATAACAAAAGTAGTTGAAGAAAAAGGAAGAATTATAGAGATAGAAAAGCCTTCTTTAAAAGATTTAGTAAAAGCTCTCAATGATTTAGGTGTTTCCCCTTACGACCTGATAGCTATTATTCAAGCAATAAAAAGTGCAGGAAAGATTAACGCAAACATAATAATCATGTGAGGAGTTAAAATGGAGATAAATCGTATAAACTCTTACTTTGATTTAAAAAGTATCCAAGAAGCAAAAACACCAGAAGAAGTAGCAAAAAACTTTCAAACTATCTTTCTATCAATGTTAGTTAAGGAGATGAGAAAAACTATTCCTCAGTTTTCGTCAAACGACTTTGGAAGTAGGATGTACCTTGATATGTTTGATATGCAACTTGCACAGGTAATGGCAGATTCAGACCAGCTTGGTTTAAAAGATTACATACTAAACGCAATAAAAACCTACACCCAAAACCAAAACAACAAGGGTTAAATTTGGAAAGAGCTTTAAGTGTATTTGAGAAAATAAATCAATATTCAGATGCAATAGTAGTTATTCTTATTTTAATAATTTTAGGTTCGTTAGTTTTACCTGTCCCACCTTTTTTACTTGACATACTTCTTACGTTTAGTATTACATTTTCTATGCTGATTTTAATGGCCGCTGTATATGTAGAAAGTCCTTTAAAATTTTCATCCTTCCCATCAATACTACTTATAGCCACCCTTTTTAGATTATCTTTAAACGTTGCATCTACAAGGAGAATACTTCTTCACGGACACGAAGGACCTGATGCGGCAGGACATGTTATACAGGCTTTTGGTCAGTTTGTTGTTGGAGGTAATTATGTAGTTGGTATTATTGTATTTTTGGTGTTAGTTATAATCAACTTTATTGTAATTACAAAAGGAACAGAGAGAATATCAGAAGTTGCTGCAAGGTTTACACTTGATGCTATGCCCGGAAAACAGATGAGTATAGATGCTGATTTAAACAGTGGTCTTATAGATGAGAAAGAAGCTCAAAGAAGAAGACAAGAAGTTCAAAGAGAAGCTGATTTTTACGGGGCTATGGATGGTGCTACTAAGTTTATAAGGGGAGATGCTGTAGCCGGAATAATTATCGTTTTTATAAACATAATAGGTGGAATCATAATAGGTATGGTTCAAAAGGGTATGGACTTTCAAACAGCTTTACAAAACTTCACAATACTGACAATAGGTGATGGGCTTGTATCCCAGATACCTGCCTTAATCACTTCAACAGCTGCCGGCCTTATGGTAACAAGAGCAGCCTCTGAGATGAACTTAGGAAGAGAGATATTTACACAGCTTACAAGCTATCCAAAAGCACTGTTTATGGCTGCCGGTGCAATATTTGTTATGGGTATTATTCCGGGAATGCCTACATTACCTTTCTTAATCTTGGCTTCTATAGTAGGTATTTCTGGTTATATGATGAGTTTGATACTTAAAGAAAAAGAAGCTAAAGAAAAAGAAGAGAAAGCAAAGGAAATGGTTAAGTCTTTAGAGGAAGAAAAACCGGAAGATTATGTTCAACCTCCAGAACCTCTAACATTAGAGATAGGATACGGACTTATATACCTTGTAGATGAAAATCAAGGAGGAGAGTTATTAAAAAGAATAAAAAATCTAAGAAAACAGTTAACAAAAGAACTTGGCCTTTTAATACCATTGGTTCATATAAAAGATAACCTCGAATTAAAACCAAATGAGTATAGACTACTGATAAAAGGTGTAGAAGTTGCAAAATACGAAGTTTACCCAGGAAAGTACCTAGCCATAGATACAGGAATGATAAGAGAAAAGGTTGAAGGTGTACCTACAAAAGACCCTGCCTTTGGTTTAAATGCTCTATGGATAGATGAAAATCTAAAAGATAAAGCGAGGATATCAGGCTATACAGTTGTAGACGTAAACACAGTTATAATAACACATCTTTCAGAAACAATTAAAAAGTACTCTTACGAAATACTCACAAGACAACAGGTAAAAGAACTTTTAGACATTGTATCTAAAAACTATCCTATGGTAAAAGATATCGTTCCAGACCAAGTACCTTTAAACGTTTTACACAAAGTTTTACAAAACCTATTAAAAGAAGGTATCCCTATAAAAGACATACCTACTATCGTAGAAGCACTGTCAGATAACATAAATAAAACAGCTGACCCAGACATTCTAACAGAATACGTAAGAATGGCTCTCAAACGAGTAATTACAAGTATGTATCAGAAAAATGGAGAAATCATTGCGTTAGTTTTAGGAAATAGAACAGAAAACTATATAAATAAGTTGCTTAATGAAAACAAAAACGGAAATCTACCTGTAAGTCCTGTTTTTGTACAAAAATTAATAACAACCATAAGCCAACACTTAGATAAGTTTATACTTAACTCAAGCCAGCACATACTTATAACTTCACCTATTGTCAGAAGACACATAAAACAGATGCTTGAAAATTATCTTCCAAATCTTGTTGTTTTATCTTACGGAGAGATAGAAAACAGTGTAAAATTAAATATAATAGGGATGGTGGATGTAGATGAAAATTAAAATATACGAGGGTTTTGATTTAGAAGAACTGTTAAATAAGGTAAGTCAAGAGTTAGGAGATAAATACAAGATACTGTATAGAGATACGGTAAAGGTAAAAACAAAAATACCTTTTATAAAAAAAACAAAACATATACTTATAGTTGAGCCTGAAGAAGAAAAAAAAGAATTTGAAGAATTGTTAGAAAAAGAGTTAGAACTTGAACAAGATGAGAAAGAGACGTATCAACCTACTTACAATCCACTTAGAAATTATCCATTAGTAGAGGAGAGCGTTGTAAAAGAACCGGAGACTAAAAAAGAAATAACAATAAACGATAATAAATTAGAAGAGATTACAAAAGAGTTTTCAGGTAAAGCTATAGATTTAATAAATATTTTAACACAAAAAGAAGTAAGCTTAGACATAGCTAAAGAGGTTGTAAAAGGAGGATGTGGTTTAGAGTTGTCTTCTAACAAACTTGATTTAAGACACTTTACTTTTAGAGAGTCTCTTATAGAAGGTTTAAATAGTAAAGTTGATTTTAAAGGGGATATATTTGAAAATTTAACAAGACAAAAAGTTTTAGTATTTTTAGGTCCAACAGGTGTTGGAAAAACGACAAATCTATTTAAAATAGCATCAAACTTGGTTTTAAATAAAAATAAAAAAGTAGCGGTGCTTTCTATAGATACATTTAAAGCTGGAGCTGCAGATCAGGCGAGGAGTTATTCTAATATTTTAGGAATACCATTTTATCTACTATCAGACCCTAAAAAAATAAGAGAAACTGTAGACGATTTAAACTTTGTAGATGTTATACTCGTAGATACTATTGGTAGAAGTCATTACGACCACTGGAAGTTAGGAGAGATGAAAGAAACTTTAAGGTTTTTAGATGAAGCTCAGTATATGATGGTTCTTAGTGCTAATATGAATACAAAAGAAAGTTTTAACATTATAAAAAAATACCAGAAATTTTTTAAGATAGATTACTTATTTTTTACAAAAATAGATGAAACTTCCTATCCTGGAGTGATACTCAACCTTACAGTTAAAACAGGAATACCTCTAACCTACATAAGTACGGGTCAAAACGTGCCAGAAGACATAAAAGTTTTAACACCAGAAAGACTTGTCTCTTTACTACTAAAGGAGACAGACTGATGGAACAGCAACTTCAACATTTGAAAGAGTTAGTAAAACAGAAGTTAGATAACAGTGATAATACTATAAAAAACTCAAAATTTATATGTGTAGCTTCTGGAAAAGGAGGAGTAGGAAAAACAAACTTTTCTATAAACTTTGCTTACATTTTGGCTAATAAATTTAATAAAAAAGTCCTTCTTATTGATGCAGATATAGGTCTTGGTAATATTCATGTTATTTTAAATATACCATTAATAAAGTCGTTAAAAGATTTCTTTGAAGGCAAGAAAGATATAGAAGAAAATATACTTAATGTAAAAAACTTTGACTTAATACCTGGCTTTTCAGGAATAGATAATGTATCAGATTTAGAAGAAGAGAAGATAATTATGTTGATTGATAAACTTGATAAAATTTCAAAACGGTACGATTACGTGATTATAGATACTGGAGCAGGTATAGGAAAAGATGTTATAAATTTTGTAATTCCATCAGATAAAACCTACGTTATAACAACTCCAGAACCTACAGCGCTTACAGATGCATACAGTTTTATAAAGTCTTTATACAAAATCTACAACTATAAAAACTTTAAAATAGTTATAAATATGGTGAAGAGAGAGGAAGAAGGGTACGAAGTATTTGAAAGATTAAAAGAATCTTGTAAAAAGTTTTTAGATTTAGATTTAGAGTTTTCGGGATTATTACCTATATCTGACAACTTAAAAAAATCAGTTTTAGAAAGAAAATTAATATGTGAAGAGTATCCAAAAGATATCTTTTCAGAAAAACTTACCCAAATAGCAGTAAAAGAAACGGGAGAAGAAGTTAAAATTAAAGAAGAAAAAAGCTTTTTTAAGAAATTTTTATCTATGATAAAAGGTAAATGAAACTAGACAAAGAGAAGAAAAGATTAGTAGAAGAAAACCTAAACCTTGTTAAAAAGGTTGCATCTAAGATTTACTATAGACTACCAGATTGTAGTATTGATTTTGATGATTTATTTCAAGTAGGAGTGATAGGACTTATTAAAGCTACAGAAAACTATCACCAAGATAAAGGAAAATTTTCAACTTACGCTTACATAAGAATTAGAGGAGAGATTTTAGATTTTTTAAGAAGTTTAGAGGTTTTTCCACATACAGAAAAAGATTATATAACAGTAGAAAAAGCAGAACCTGACGATAATTTACCTTACTCTAACACTGCTGTTATACTTAGCCTTGATAAAATTATTTCCATAGAAGATGACAGTATATCTTTAATAGATTCTATAGTATCAAACTCAAAGACACCAGAAGAAGAGTACGCTCTAAAAGAACAGATTGAGAAAATATCCCAAATAATAGAGCAGTACTTAGACGAAAATGAAAAAAAAGTTATAAACTACCTATTTTTTGAAGAAAAAGATCCGAAAGAGATACAAGAGATTATGGGAATAAGCCTTGGCAGAATATCTCAAATAAAAGCAAAAGCAGTGGAAAAAATTAGAGAAATTATGTATCATAATAATGAGAAAGTTGGAGGGAAACATGAACTCTATAAAAGAAAGCAGTATAAATAGCAGCTTAATAGAAACAAAAAGTATTAAAGGAAAGCAAAAACCAAAGACATCTATTTTTGATTTAATCCTATCTAAAGAGTTTATTTCAAAAGAATCTTTAAAATCAGAAAAGTCAGCTGTAGATGGCAAAAATTTAATAGACTTAGATAAAAAATTTAGAACCAAATCAGAAAAAAACGATAAAACTCTAGACAATACATCTTTACCGCAAATAGATTTTAACAGCTTTGAAGTAAGTAAGAATTTAGAACTCACTAAAAAAGCATTAATAAAAAATATATTGAAAATAGATAATGATAAAAAATCATTAACCTCTAACAATGTAAGTTTAAAAAACGAAATTAAAACTTTTCAAGAAAAAAATAAACCTCAAAAGATTTTATCCCAGCAAGAAGTTAAAGAACCAAAGCATAGTGAACTTTTAAACCAAGTAAAAGTTTCTGAAGAGCCTAAAACTAAAAAAACTTTACCGCAGCAAGCTCCTAAACTTACACTAAGCCAGTTAGAGAATCAATTAGATATAAAATCAAATAAATCACAAAAACAGACTACAGAACTTAACGAAAACTTGAAAATCCCTCAAAATACCTCTCTAAAAAGGGAAAATAATAAAGGAAAAAATATATCTGAAATTCAAAAAGATATAACTCAAACAGGACGAAAAGATACTTCTAATGATAAATTTTTAGATATAAAAACAGAATCTAAAAACCAAAATTTCAATAAACTTCAAAACCTTGAAAGAGAAGACCTTGTAAACAACTTAAATGTTAACTTTTCAATAGAAAACTTTAAAACTATAGAGAAACAGGATAGTAATAATAATTTTAATAACAAGATCATAGACCAAAACACAACTAAAAACAACAACTTTGATTCTATTAATGGCAACAACCTTACAGCTATCAACTACGACATTACTTCTGGATACAATAGCTCAAAATCATCAAGTGATAACCAAAATAATTTTACTCAAAATCAGTCCCATACTTTTCAACAAAACAGCTTCCAAAATTTCAACCTAACTTATCAAAACACAACTATCAACGCTATTATTACACAAACAACATTAAACCTTTTCATAAAAACTTCAGATATAGTATTTACACCACAGATGATAGATAGTATAAAAAACATTCTTGAAACAAACGGTTATAAAGATTTAAAACTTACTTTGAAAGATAGAGAAAAAGTTTACAAATTAAATAGTGTAGAAAAAAACACTCAACCCATAACCGAAAAAGGTATTAATATTGCAGTATGAAAAAACTTTTTTTTATAACATTTATCTTTCTTTTTATCATTTCAAACTCTTACGGTAAAAACAATAACGAAGATTATCAAATCTACCAAAAAGCTTTATCTTACTATAACTACGGTTCTTACTACTCTGCGTTAGAAGAGTTAGATAAAATAATCTACAAGAAAAATCTAAAATTTTATCCTGATGTTTTACTTTTAACAGCAAAAACTTATTTAAGTATAGGAATAAAGTCTGGGATAAAAAAATATCTATGGAACGCAGTTTACTATCTAAACTACTACGTAGGTTATAACGGCAAAAGAAATGAAGATTACTACTATACAAAAGGATTGGCATACGAGAGACTTGGATTTTATGAAAGAGCACTTACAAACTATAAAATAGCTTTACTATCAAAATCAGAAAGAAGTAATCTTACAAACAAAATAATTCTTGGAATTATGAGAACTTCCATCTTAATGGGAAGGGTTGATAACATAACAAAGTACATAGTGTACCTTGCACCGTTAGAAGCAAGGGAGGGACAGGAGCTCTCAATCGTTTTAGGGATGAAGTATTTTTACGAGGGTAATTACGATTTGGCATTTAACTATTTTTCACAGGTTTACCAAGATTTTGAAGAGTATCTCCTTTACAATCCCGAATTTTATTATTACATTGGAGAGACTGCGTATAGACTTAAAAAGTATGACTTTGCAAAAAGGATTTTTAGAAAAATTGTGAACAATGTGAAAAATGATGATGTTATAAGGAAAGCTTACTTAAGACTTGGAGATATAGCTGTAATACAAAACGATAAATATGAAGCATTTAACAACTATTACATAGTTATAAACAGATTTCCTGAGACAAATGAAAATACAGTAGCAAGACTCAAAATGTTAGCTCTTGGATTAAAGTATCCTGATTTAGAAAGTAGAATAAAAAAAGTAAAACAGCTTGAAGACCCTGTTAAGTTTATAGTCCAGACATTAGTGTCAAACAGGACAAACTACATAGGAAAGTACGCTATAGGAAACTTCGGTGTTTTAGTTTTGCAAAATCCTACAGATTTTTTAATTGATAAACTTTCTTATGAACTTTCTCTTCTGTATCCTGCTAACTTTACCTATGAACAAGCAGAGTACATAAGAGGTTTGTGGACTCCTTACTTGGAAAAATTAGATAATAAAGCACTTATAAAACTTTACAAAGCAAATCCCAAGTTTTTTAAAGATATTTTTGATGAAAATATTCTCAAAAAAATACTACAAAATCTAACAGATAATTACTATAGAAAAGATTTACTAAAACATCTAATCAAAAACTACGATAAAGATGAATATAAAATACAGCTTGCAAAGATATACTATGAAGAAAAACAGTACTCTAAGGCTTTAGAGATCCTTTCTGGTATAAAAGATAAAAACTGTGATTTTTACATTATCTCAGCGTTAATTAAAAAAGCTATGAATATGAATTACAAAGATGATATGGAAAATATGGAAAAAAGCTGTAAAGATTTAAAACTACCTTTTGAGATTGCTCTTGATTACTACTTGATGAAAAAGGATTTACCAAAAGCAGTATCTACTATTTTAGAGAATAAAAACAGATTAAAAGATGACGATAACACTAAGAATAAAATTTTAGACTTAATCTCAAAACTTTACGGTAGTAAAATGTATAAAGAACTTTCCCAGCTTCTAGATAACATTCCAGAGAACTTAATACCAAAAGAAAAACTTTGTGATGTATCTTCCTACTACCTAATTACAAAGGTTAAACTAAACTCAACTAACGTTAAAGACTTGTATTATAATACTGTTAAAAATTGTAATACAGAAATGGCTAAAGTCTCTCTTGAGCTTTACGAAACATTAAAAGTAATACAGGAGGTGAAGGGAAATGTTCGATAATTTAGATAAGATAAATAAGATGTCTTCATTTTACTTTGAAAGGTTTAAAGTTATTCAAGGAAACATTGCAAACGTCAATACACCGTTTTATAAACCTAAAGATTTAAAATTTGAAGAGGTTTTTAAGAACTTCATTCCTATGAAATTAACTAATCCAAAGCACATTAACCCAGCAGGTAGTGAAGATATTAAAATAACGAGTTTTGAAAACGGATACATAACAGGCTACGACCAAAATAAAGTTAATCTTGAAGAGGAGATGGCTAAACTTGCAGAGAGCTCCATAATGTATAAGACCCTTGTTGAAGTTATGAAAAAAGAAATGGTAAAATTAAAGTATGCAATATCAGGTAAGTAAGGAGGGATTAAAAGATGATTTTTAAGGGGCTTGAAGTATCAGTTTCAGGGATGCAAGCAGAAAGAGTAAGGATAGACTTATCTGCCAGCAACCTTGCTAATGTCAACTCAACAAGGGCAGAAGATGGGCAACCTTACAGGAGGAAAGTTCCCGTATTTGAAGCCGTATTAGATAGCCAGTCAAAAAATACGCCTATATACAAAGTAAGAGTAAAAGAGATTCAAACAGACCCTTCTCCTTTTAAATTAAAGTTTGATCCAAACAATCCTGACGCTGACCAAAACGGCTACGTAAGACTACCAAATGTAGACCCTATAAGAGAGATGGTAGATATGATGTCAGCAATGAGGAGTTATGAAGCAAACCTTACTGCTTTTAACACCCATAAAGATATGATTTTAAAAAGTCTTGAAATAATAAGAGTGTAAAGGAGTAAGCTATGAAGGTAGAAGGTTTAAATACTCTTCCATTAAAGATAGACCAAGAAACACAAATAAATAGTCAAGAAAAACAATCTTTTGCAGATATTTTAAAAAACTTTATCCAAGATGTAAACAACGACCTTCTAACGGCAAAGCAGGTTGGACAAGATTTAGCAGTAGGAAAGGTAGAAAATATTCAAGAAGCTATGTATCTAATTGAAAAAGCTGATATATCATTCAAACTGTTAACAGAAATAAGAAACAAAGCATTAGAAGCTTACCAAGAAATAATGAGAATGCAGGTGTAATCTTTGGCTGTAGATTTTAACCAGATAAAACAAAAAGTAGGAGAATTTTTAAAAGACAAGAAAAACCTCAAATACATAGTATCGGGTCTTATAGGACTTTTTTTAGTTGTTATTCTATCAATAGTACTGCTAAAATCTTTCCACAAAGAGGATTACGCAGTTTTATACTCCGGCTTATCTCCTGATGATGCAGGAAACGTACTTACAGCTTTATCACAAGAAAACATACCTTATAAGCTTGAAGGGAATGGAACAATTATAATGGTTCCAAAAGATAAGGTTTACGATGCAAGGTTAAAACTTGCTGCAAAAGGACTTCCTTCTGGGAAAGTTGTTGGATTTGAGATATTTGAAGAACCAAAGCTTGGAACTACTCAATTCCAAGAAAACGTTAACTATATAAGAGCTGTAGAAGGAGAGCTTACAAGAACTATAAAACAGCTTGATGCCGTAATGGATGCAAAA
Protein-coding sequences here:
- a CDS encoding flagellar basal body P-ring protein FlgI gives rise to the protein MFKKIIVLLLFISLTTFGATNEIKIRDLVEVEGFRTNYLTGYGIVVGLNGTGDGTTSRYTLISIANMLRKLGIYIDPAQVRTKNAAAVIVTANLPPFAKPGMSVDVQVASLGDAKDIRNGLLIRTPLYGPDGKIYAFAQGPVSTGGGFSESNKTGKVQKGFTTAGIIPNGAVIEEELPFDFNSLTEITLNLKNPDFKRSTLIAETINKKYPNIANVLDATSVKVKLPDGSSKAEFLASILDLKVSLDTDYPTIVIYEKTGTVIMSGDIKIDPPVYVSHGNIYVSVETIPLVSQPPPLSGGQTVTAQKTITKVVEEKGRIIEIEKPSLKDLVKALNDLGVSPYDLIAIIQAIKSAGKINANIIIM
- a CDS encoding rod-binding protein translates to MEINRINSYFDLKSIQEAKTPEEVAKNFQTIFLSMLVKEMRKTIPQFSSNDFGSRMYLDMFDMQLAQVMADSDQLGLKDYILNAIKTYTQNQNNKG
- the flhA gene encoding flagellar biosynthesis protein FlhA; the protein is MERALSVFEKINQYSDAIVVILILIILGSLVLPVPPFLLDILLTFSITFSMLILMAAVYVESPLKFSSFPSILLIATLFRLSLNVASTRRILLHGHEGPDAAGHVIQAFGQFVVGGNYVVGIIVFLVLVIINFIVITKGTERISEVAARFTLDAMPGKQMSIDADLNSGLIDEKEAQRRRQEVQREADFYGAMDGATKFIRGDAVAGIIIVFINIIGGIIIGMVQKGMDFQTALQNFTILTIGDGLVSQIPALITSTAAGLMVTRAASEMNLGREIFTQLTSYPKALFMAAGAIFVMGIIPGMPTLPFLILASIVGISGYMMSLILKEKEAKEKEEKAKEMVKSLEEEKPEDYVQPPEPLTLEIGYGLIYLVDENQGGELLKRIKNLRKQLTKELGLLIPLVHIKDNLELKPNEYRLLIKGVEVAKYEVYPGKYLAIDTGMIREKVEGVPTKDPAFGLNALWIDENLKDKARISGYTVVDVNTVIITHLSETIKKYSYEILTRQQVKELLDIVSKNYPMVKDIVPDQVPLNVLHKVLQNLLKEGIPIKDIPTIVEALSDNINKTADPDILTEYVRMALKRVITSMYQKNGEIIALVLGNRTENYINKLLNENKNGNLPVSPVFVQKLITTISQHLDKFILNSSQHILITSPIVRRHIKQMLENYLPNLVVLSYGEIENSVKLNIIGMVDVDEN
- the flhF gene encoding flagellar biosynthesis protein FlhF, which encodes MKIKIYEGFDLEELLNKVSQELGDKYKILYRDTVKVKTKIPFIKKTKHILIVEPEEEKKEFEELLEKELELEQDEKETYQPTYNPLRNYPLVEESVVKEPETKKEITINDNKLEEITKEFSGKAIDLINILTQKEVSLDIAKEVVKGGCGLELSSNKLDLRHFTFRESLIEGLNSKVDFKGDIFENLTRQKVLVFLGPTGVGKTTNLFKIASNLVLNKNKKVAVLSIDTFKAGAADQARSYSNILGIPFYLLSDPKKIRETVDDLNFVDVILVDTIGRSHYDHWKLGEMKETLRFLDEAQYMMVLSANMNTKESFNIIKKYQKFFKIDYLFFTKIDETSYPGVILNLTVKTGIPLTYISTGQNVPEDIKVLTPERLVSLLLKETD
- a CDS encoding MinD/ParA family protein, translating into MEQQLQHLKELVKQKLDNSDNTIKNSKFICVASGKGGVGKTNFSINFAYILANKFNKKVLLIDADIGLGNIHVILNIPLIKSLKDFFEGKKDIEENILNVKNFDLIPGFSGIDNVSDLEEEKIIMLIDKLDKISKRYDYVIIDTGAGIGKDVINFVIPSDKTYVITTPEPTALTDAYSFIKSLYKIYNYKNFKIVINMVKREEEGYEVFERLKESCKKFLDLDLEFSGLLPISDNLKKSVLERKLICEEYPKDIFSEKLTQIAVKETGEEVKIKEEKSFFKKFLSMIKGK
- a CDS encoding sigma-70 family RNA polymerase sigma factor, producing MKLDKEKKRLVEENLNLVKKVASKIYYRLPDCSIDFDDLFQVGVIGLIKATENYHQDKGKFSTYAYIRIRGEILDFLRSLEVFPHTEKDYITVEKAEPDDNLPYSNTAVILSLDKIISIEDDSISLIDSIVSNSKTPEEEYALKEQIEKISQIIEQYLDENEKKVINYLFFEEKDPKEIQEIMGISLGRISQIKAKAVEKIREIMYHNNEKVGGKHELYKRKQYK
- a CDS encoding tetratricopeptide repeat protein, which translates into the protein MKKLFFITFIFLFIISNSYGKNNNEDYQIYQKALSYYNYGSYYSALEELDKIIYKKNLKFYPDVLLLTAKTYLSIGIKSGIKKYLWNAVYYLNYYVGYNGKRNEDYYYTKGLAYERLGFYERALTNYKIALLSKSERSNLTNKIILGIMRTSILMGRVDNITKYIVYLAPLEAREGQELSIVLGMKYFYEGNYDLAFNYFSQVYQDFEEYLLYNPEFYYYIGETAYRLKKYDFAKRIFRKIVNNVKNDDVIRKAYLRLGDIAVIQNDKYEAFNNYYIVINRFPETNENTVARLKMLALGLKYPDLESRIKKVKQLEDPVKFIVQTLVSNRTNYIGKYAIGNFGVLVLQNPTDFLIDKLSYELSLLYPANFTYEQAEYIRGLWTPYLEKLDNKALIKLYKANPKFFKDIFDENILKKILQNLTDNYYRKDLLKHLIKNYDKDEYKIQLAKIYYEEKQYSKALEILSGIKDKNCDFYIISALIKKAMNMNYKDDMENMEKSCKDLKLPFEIALDYYLMKKDLPKAVSTILENKNRLKDDDNTKNKILDLISKLYGSKMYKELSQLLDNIPENLIPKEKLCDVSSYYLITKVKLNSTNVKDLYYNTVKNCNTEMAKVSLELYETLKVIQEVKGNVR
- the flgB gene encoding flagellar basal body rod protein FlgB, with protein sequence MFDNLDKINKMSSFYFERFKVIQGNIANVNTPFYKPKDLKFEEVFKNFIPMKLTNPKHINPAGSEDIKITSFENGYITGYDQNKVNLEEEMAKLAESSIMYKTLVEVMKKEMVKLKYAISGK
- the flgC gene encoding flagellar basal body rod protein FlgC, whose amino-acid sequence is MIFKGLEVSVSGMQAERVRIDLSASNLANVNSTRAEDGQPYRRKVPVFEAVLDSQSKNTPIYKVRVKEIQTDPSPFKLKFDPNNPDADQNGYVRLPNVDPIREMVDMMSAMRSYEANLTAFNTHKDMILKSLEIIRV
- the fliE gene encoding flagellar hook-basal body complex protein FliE — encoded protein: MKVEGLNTLPLKIDQETQINSQEKQSFADILKNFIQDVNNDLLTAKQVGQDLAVGKVENIQEAMYLIEKADISFKLLTEIRNKALEAYQEIMRMQV